DNA from Solanum stenotomum isolate F172 chromosome 3, ASM1918654v1, whole genome shotgun sequence:
aaagaagttttatttttttcaaaattaattaattaagaatataatagataaaaaaaaatgtccttTCTTGATCAGTcaaattggacaagtaaaaagggatatattttttctctaaaagaGTATTATATTACACGGCCTATTTCTGATTCACACTAGAGGAAAGGCTCAAAATAGTCCTCCATCTTTGGGTTAAGGCTCAAAGTGatccttgagttttcacatggagcactaatagtccctcatgtttgcggtgcacttttggtcctcctaaaaatttttgcctattttttaacattaattttgtcCACAATTTTTATGTAAGGAATGTCCAatcgtctttttatatatttagtagaaataataactctatgtgAGAGAAGGTGACAAGAAGAACACATTGTTTTGTTCAGTAGAAATATTACTGCAGCTAAACTAAGAACATCTTAACATATGACgttagaagaaaagaaaaaaatttgtacTATTGCACGTGAAATTATCGTAATGAACCTCTCGATTTTACCTGCAATACAATTTCTACTTAACAAAACAAGATGTTTTTTTCTCACATTCTCTCAtatagagttattatttctaccaaatatataaaatgacgatTGAACATATCATACATAAAATTGTggataaaatcaatgttaaaaaataggcaaaattttGGAGGAGGATCAAAAGTGctccaatattgcaaacatgagagACTATTAATGTTTCATATGAAAACTTaaggatgactttgagtctttACCCAAAGATGAGGGACGAATAAGGATACCCACTTACTATTTTGCGGGTCGGGTTTATAGAATTTAGTACCTTTTCACTAAAACCCAAAATTCGAAAACCCTAATAATCAACCAATAACTTCAACTGCTGTACAGCAACTGTGTCCAGGAAGGAATGGATGTTGTGGCGTCTCCATGGGACTTCAACTGGTATTTTCTCTTCATCTTACAACTAAGAAATCCTTATTATACCAAGAAAATGCTTTTGTGTTTATGTTATGTGAACAAATGTATAttaaaaagatttatttatgctcttgcaatttatttttcttggtttTAATCACTCATTTCAACATACCCATATGGTTTTACTTGGTTCCTTATCAAAAAGACTTCTCCTTCTTTTTGGTGGGTTAAGGGGTAGATGAGGGGGTTAGCTGGTTTTCAAGTAATGGGTCATAGTAGAGCTATCtctgtttatttttaatgtattgtACATTGAGACACTTGTAGAGAAGCTTGACACTGAGCTAGGAATGAACTAGTGGTCTCGAGACTTGCGTAAATTGAATGTTATGTATTAGCTTTGTTGGTGGAGAGTATCTGGAAAGTTTCATACTGAATTGTCACTGAGAAAGCTTGTTAGTCTcttgttttttaattatatgCTAGCAGGTTTTTCAACTGCAAGAGCAGAAATTTCAGTTTCAGGGACATCTTGTGTGTAATTGTCCTTTTTAATTTGTCTTAATCTCTTCTTGATGCGACTCTATCTTCATATCTTCCTTTACTTAATGTATTCTATTGTTGCTTGTCCATTTTGTCGCTGTTCTTTtgtgatataaaattaaacaaaaaatacatCTCCATCTACTGTTCCATTTGGCAATGAACTCAAGAATCAGAACTGAAGAACAGAGTAGCAAATTTGTGACATCTAGGCACTAGCAATAATGAGTTATACTCTATGTTAatgcattttttatttgtattccTTGGCGAAGGAGTGAGTTTTATGAGCTATACTTTATGCAGCAACTTGGAAGTAGATCTTGGGTCTGAAGAAAATGCTCATATTGTCTATACTGCATTGGCTGTTGATAAGGAGGTATAGTGATACTGAGGTTTTTTATTCATTGTAGCATCTGTTTCAATCCACCAGTGCTCCAACTCTCGTACTATTAATAATTGCAGTTGCAGCCTGATAAAGTGAAGAGGCATATGTCTGTATCTAACGGGAAGCTTTCAGTGTGAGCACATGCTTCTACTCATTGAATTTATTCAAACCAGTTGATTTTTGCACTTTTGCATTTTGTTGATCCAACTGCTGTTAGTAGTCattgttttcaatattttcttatacGTTTgggatatatatgtatatatatctatatatatatatataaatctgtgtgtgtgtgtgtgtatgtgtgtgtcTGATGGTAATTTATGGATATCTTCAtacttcatcaaaatttatatatatcttcATATTGTAAAGGAACCCAAAAGTACAAGTTCTTAAGAACATAATTGTATTGTGCTAGTTGCTTAATTTTTACTCCTATCATTTATAGAAATCAAGCACTGATATGGCACTAGAGTTTTCTTTTGGATGATAAAAACAATGTTTTGGTTGCGTGCCTGAGCCATAAATTGACAGGTAACAGATGTAACTGTTCTTTGTGAACTCTTCCTTGTTTACTGAAATATACTTGGCACCAGTCAGTTTTCTTTATAACAAATTTCTTGGTCAAAGGAAACCTTGTTCAAAATGACGCTTCTTCCTCTGATTAGGAATGAAGAATATCACTCTTCTTTGCCGAAAATTTCTGAATGCTGAGTGTTCAAGTTAATTTACTTGCTATTTCCTTGTAACATTCTGCATCGTTCAGTTTTCTGAACTGTTCCTGATGTTTTACAGGAATTTTGAGGCTGTTGAAGCAAGATTTCTTCGTGCATCATTTAGTGCATTTGTAGATGTACTCACACTCACAACAAAAACCATTGAAGAATTTGGTCCAAAGAAGGAATAGAGACCTCTATTGAATATTTTTGGACATTGTTCATTTATTGATGTGCCATATACAGGAAGCCATTTCCTGTTTGTAATTGACAGAGGTATTCATTGCCAGCTGATAATTTAACTTCAGATTATAATTGATATCATGTACACTGGAACTACAAGAAGCACTAAATGGAGTGATTACTTTGGCCTTAACAAAGATGCCCAAGCAACCTCTTGCAACTCAAATCCTCATATGATAAAAAGCTAAAAACTGATGTATAACCTTTGGCATACAACAAAGTTTAAGATGATATTCTCATTCCTCATCCTTCAAACATTCCATAAGAATTTCATCAATATGTTTTCGTTGTTTCAAAAGGCAAGGGTAAAAGAAAATGAGAGAATCAGAATTATTTAACTTATCAACAATTATGCATTATATCTACATACTGGAGAAGTGAGAACTATGAAGTTGGTTTACTGTCAAATGAGGCAAtcatattttcaacttcaaacaagtcttcaatttcaactcaaattcTGTCCAAACGGACACCTTAAATTTCTTGCTATATTACTTCATAATCTGTCAAGACCATGTCCAGGACAACTAATTAAGTCTTTATAATTGCCAATACATTGCCAAAATTTAATATACAATTGAGGAAAGGTAAGCAGTGCACTAATAAAAAAGCCTGTCCCTGATTTTCCGTGTAACAACTGGAGAAGCACTAATGCAATACAAGCAAAAGATCATGTTCCTGGTTTCCAGCTGCAAGTGCCACCACATCCACCCCTCCTTTAGTCACATTTTTCTTTGAACTTGTTCCTGTTAATATTCATCTATGTATGTATATAGCGTTtcatctttctttgatttgCGTCGACTGAGCAAAGATTTAAGCAGACGTTTACTTTTGCTGGAATGTTGCTCAGGATCTTTGGTGTTTATATTGTCAACATAAAGCCGCATTGAAGCTGATTTACGAGGCTCTGCAGCGTACTGCTCAAACACAATTTAAcagttaaaagaaaataactacAAGTCTACTATGAACAAGAGAAGTTTTCAGGATACAGGAGCATGATCTTATCAGCAGCAGTTCAGAactattatgactagacctggATATAAACATATTAAacaaatgaaaattatataggATCCAGTAATTACCCGTCTCCCGTTGGAAGGGTTTGGAGTAGTAGGCCGACTCTTATTTGGGGTGGTTGGCCTAGAACTTTTGGGGGTGGTTGGCCGACTAGCAAGTGATGCAGTTCGTAAAAGAGGAAACCGATGTGGTGAAACTGTTCGCTTGTCTGTTGGACCATTAAGCCAAAGTACAAAAAGAAGGATAAAATTAATCACAAGCAGCAATGAGACCAAGAAGGTAGAAAATTACAAGCACTAAGATGCAAAGATATTATAATGCAAGAAAATGATAGGAAGAGACCTAATTCCTTCTTTGGTGTGGTTCCAGAGAACGAAAATTTTCCATACTGCTGGAGAAGACGTGGAGTAGGTGATGGGGAGAATCCTTTCCTGCAGTATATGAATCTCTACATAGTCATGCATGGTAAAACATAAAAGGTATCAGGTAGCTGGATACAACAAGAAGCAAGAAAAATTTACCCAGCTGCAGGTGGTGGAGTCTCTCTAATTGTTGCTCGGACAGCTGCATCAAAAGAAACCAGCTCCGGTCATATCATTTTTTACAAATATGTTAATGGAAACTCAAAAATTG
Protein-coding regions in this window:
- the LOC125857890 gene encoding uncharacterized protein LOC125857890 translates to MDVVASPWDFNCNLEVDLGSEENAHIVYTALAVDKELQPDKVKRHMSVSNGKLSVNFEAVEARFLRASFSAFVDVLTLTTKTIEEFGPKKE